In Cydia amplana chromosome 5, ilCydAmpl1.1, whole genome shotgun sequence, the genomic window ctgATAGCATTGCTTCattagtaaaataagtaaactcaTTGTTATTTATCTATTATCACCATATAGACGTAACAATTGCCTCACACCTTTTGATAATGATTACTCTTAACCTCTGAAACTTACCTTAGTATGATGCAACTTGACAATTTCAGAAAATCCATTGTTCGGAGTTGGAACAACTTTGACAATCTCAGCTTGTATGGGGTCTTTTACCTATaatgaaataaacataaaaaaatacatgcttATCCTTTAAGCATATGTTTCATTACTTTAAATTAGTTAAATTAGAAACAGAATGTGCATGCAATAATTAATCACTAGGCTTtggttaggtacagtcagcagcaatagttgctaagcgggcaaggtgttcaaaatgatcttgacgcgactttattgttaagagaataagagcgcgtcaaggcaattttgaacacctcgcccgcatagcaactattgctgctgccTGTACtagaataaatagaaaactAACACTAGAAGAAACCAAGGATACAGTCTCTTACCTTAGAACACGACAGGAAACATTGAATGTGAACGCTCCAATAGCAACATAAACAAACGAGGATTTGAATAGTGGCCACGACAGCGACAACCACGAACCCTGCCTCCACATTATCCTCGATACCGTACACCACAATCCATGAATAAAATATCACCGGATATAATATGAGAAAAGGCAGCACTGTCCCTTGAAGAACAGTCGCTACAGGCTTAAATAGCTGTGTATATTGGACTAAATCATCCAATGACGACTGCATCTCGTTAGACACCATAATACATTGAATCTAAACAACAACTTCTGAAAGTGACTTTTGTACACGTCACCATTAGAATTACAAATTAGGGTTATGCATTATTGCATATTTCTTTCATACAAATCAATTGAAAAATAATACTACGGAAAATTCGATTTTGCCGAGTTTACGGACTTGACAGAACAGACAGAAGGGCGAGGGTGAGAGGCGGGGGACGAGGAAAGAAGAACAAGAGCGTGCGTGACACGTTTTATATTCCTTTTCAAGCATACTATACTTTTCAAAAGTAATTCTCGCCCGTGGCGATTTTAACCATTATCTCACCAGTTTTAACCATTTTCAAGATACATTAACCCAGGCACATGATGAAATGAAAGTACAAAATCTTTGATTGAAAGTGTATATTTTTGTAACTTGCTATCCTTACTAGATTACGTTCAGaaaccatatttatttatttccttcgCATTGACTTAAAATATCTATCTTCTACTGAAGTCTTCTGcggctttatatttttttatttattatgttaattCCTAGGGTTGATATGAAATAGCACACATTTTTATACAGGTATGATTATACCCGTAAAGACGAAATAGGATAAACAAGTTTTTGCACAATCATCCAAAGGTAGTCATTTCCAGATATCTAAACGCTCCTGTTGCTGtcaaatatgtcagtgtcaaaaattaGCGCGAAATCGTCGCAAACCGCAACATTAGCAATCGTATTTCGTTACGTGTTCTAAAATTTCTCTATGAAACGAAATAGTGTTGAATCGCCAGGTTTTAGTTAAATGACAAACCGTTATGGATCTCCAAATCAAAAGGAAGTCTACAAGAGCACCCATTACCGGCAGTCTTGTAGAAACTTATCCGCACGATCTCCAAATGTATAAACTGCCTCCAACCGAAAACATTTCACTTCAAGAGTTCGAAACCTTGGCTTTGGAGAGACTTACTCTTCTGCGAAGTTTAGCAACTGGTACTACTTTAAAAGGACTTCGAATTTACTCTGAAGAATGGACAGATTACGTTCTGAATGAATTAAGAACACATGGCATCAAGTACTACATGAAGCTATGTGAAAAGACCGCTTGTGGTACTACTGAAGCCGATTTGCAGGCGAGACGTAAGGATCATATTGCACATTTTATACTACGTCTAGCATACTGTCGCACTGAGGAGTTACGACGATGGTTCATCGCGAGGGAAATGGAACTATTCCGAATGAGATTTATGATCATGAGGGGTGAAACTGTAGATAAATTCTTCAAACTAAACAATCTATGCTACACCAACATCTCAGATGAAGAAAAAGATAGCATCATTCATTTTCTGAGAGAATCTACTCCGCATCAAAACATTGACAATTTGAAATACTACAAAGTCAAATTCTATGAAGTGTTGGACCTTGTTAGATCTAGGAAAGCTTACCTGAGTGGTGGATATGCTTATATTCCGCATAAGGATTTCATATCAGTTCTGTCAGCTCAGTATCGGACACACTTGAAGCAGAGTCTAGCCATTGCTTCACAACATCTCTCAGAGGTTGAAAATGATGAGAGGCTTGTAGGGTTGCTGAAAGGATTGCACCAGACATACACAGGCACTGACTATAGTGACACTAAGGCAGTTATACCTATTGAAAGCCTGGACTCCCTGTCTGTGAAATCATTCCCACTCTGCATGAGGCAATTGCATGAGCAGCTGCGATCAGCCCACCATCTCAAACACGGAGGGAGACTCCAATATGGACTGTTCCTTAAAGGCATTGGAGTTACATTGGAAGACTCTCTAAGATTCTGGAGGGAAGAGTTCACAAAAATAATGGAATTGGACAAATTTGAGAAGCAATATGCCTACAATGTGAGGTATAATTATGGTAAGGAAGGTAGCAAGAGGAATTATTCACCATTCAGCTGCATGAAGATAATAAGCAATAATGTGGGACCTGGTGACTGCCATGGCTGTCCTTTCAAACACTGCGACCCCAGTGGCTTGAAAAATAGACTACAAGGATATGCCTTAGACCCCCAAGCAGTAAACAATGTTGTAGATATGGTCAAAAAGGGCCATTTCCAGATAGCCTGCAGTAAATACTTTGATGCTGTGCATAATGTCGACTTAGGTTTAGGTATCAATCATCCGAATCAGTACTTTGAGGAGAGCCAGAAGCTTCAAGGAGACAAGAAAGGTGAAAATAAAGTACAAGTTAAGAAAGaaattaaaactatcaaaaaggAGCCTGGGAATGACATTGAAGACATGGATTTTGATGAAATATCTGAATGGAAAGATTCCTAAAAGCAAGCATCTATCAATAAATTTTCTTGCAACTGTTTGGTGAATAAATGTGTCATTCTGAAGGATAGAAGATTCCCTGGATGAGCATATTAGTCAGGAAGCATTGCTGTTACCATATACCATAACTAAGTCCCTGAGAATGGCaaaaattaataagtttttgtatGCTTCATTTCATTCGTTTTAAaaatcgaaataaataaatccattTTATTAAAGACTAATAAAGTATTTATTTGTTCGTAATTTTACCTACTTAATCTATTTTTTCTTAACATACATAGCCCGTCTTGACATGCGTCCGCAGTATAGACCGAATATAAAGATGAGGCCAACTGTGGAGATACCAATGACTAGGAAGTATTTCTTTGCTGGAGAAGATGACATTTCATTTAAAACATCACCCAGA contains:
- the LOC134648116 gene encoding DNA primase large subunit-like, producing the protein MDLQIKRKSTRAPITGSLVETYPHDLQMYKLPPTENISLQEFETLALERLTLLRSLATGTTLKGLRIYSEEWTDYVLNELRTHGIKYYMKLCEKTACGTTEADLQARRKDHIAHFILRLAYCRTEELRRWFIAREMELFRMRFMIMRGETVDKFFKLNNLCYTNISDEEKDSIIHFLRESTPHQNIDNLKYYKVKFYEVLDLVRSRKAYLSGGYAYIPHKDFISVLSAQYRTHLKQSLAIASQHLSEVENDERLVGLLKGLHQTYTGTDYSDTKAVIPIESLDSLSVKSFPLCMRQLHEQLRSAHHLKHGGRLQYGLFLKGIGVTLEDSLRFWREEFTKIMELDKFEKQYAYNVRYNYGKEGSKRNYSPFSCMKIISNNVGPGDCHGCPFKHCDPSGLKNRLQGYALDPQAVNNVVDMVKKGHFQIACSKYFDAVHNVDLGLGINHPNQYFEESQKLQGDKKGENKVQVKKEIKTIKKEPGNDIEDMDFDEISEWKDS